A region from the Benincasa hispida cultivar B227 chromosome 12, ASM972705v1, whole genome shotgun sequence genome encodes:
- the LOC120068578 gene encoding probable rRNA-processing protein EBP2 homolog, with protein sequence MGVSVKDASFLNEDKIDDDDLHSEDSEFESESESESEEDEDVELSEPSKNAIYNADGLLDKLGDISWPENVEWIHKLSLDIDQEKEVDVNDDLARELAFYTQALQGARMALEKFQSLGLPFLRPSDYYAEMVKTDTHMQKVKGRLLSEQRKMEEAEERRKAREAKKLAKEIQAQKQKERAKQKKEEIESVKKWRKQRQKNGFAGGDKGGDMDFSFEDGKTFERSGGKKRPGVSPGDRTGGKARHGGGGKGKNPKKKRDFRDSKFGFGGRKSLNKQNTAETTNDISGFNNGSLSSNKRRKRS encoded by the coding sequence ATGGGTGTATCAGTTAAAGATGCTAGCTTCTTAAATGAGGATAAAATAGATGATGACGATCTTCATAGCGAGGACTCAGAATTTGAATCTGAATCTGAATCTGAATCTGAGGAGGATGAGGATGTGGAACTATCTGAACCATCAAAGAATGCAATTTATAATGCTGATGGTCTCCTCGATAAGCTTGGAGATATTAGCTGGCCCGAAAATGTGGAATGGATACACAAGCTATCTCTTGATATTGATCAAGAAAAAGAAGTAGATGTGAATGATGATCTAGCTAGAGAGCTTGCATTCTATACACAGGCTTTGCAGGGTGCAAGAATGGCCCTTGAGAAGTTCCAATCTTTAGGACTCCCTTTTCTCAGGCCTTCAGACTATTACGCAGAGATGGTGAAGACAGATACTCACATGCAAAAAGTGAAAGGTCGGCTGCTGTCTGAACAGAGAAAGATGGAGGAGGCCGAGGAAAGAAGGAAGGCAAGAGAAGCAAAGAAATTAGCTAAAGAGATTCAAGCTCAGAAGCAGAAGGAGAGGGCTAAGCAGAAGAAAGAGGAGATTGAATCTGTTAAGAAATGGAGGAAGCAGAGGCAAAAGAATGGTTTTGCTGGAGGTGATAAAGGTGGTGATATGGACTTTTCCTTTGAAGATGGAAAAACATTTGAGAGATCTGGAGGTAAAAAGAGGCCAGGGGTGTCTCCTGGCGATCGCACTGGAGGGAAGGCCAGACATGGAGGAggaggaaaagggaaaaatccgaagaagaaaagagatttTAGAGATTCCAAGTTTGGATTCGGCGGGAGGAAAAGTTTGAATAAACAGAACACAGCTGAGACAACAAATGATATTAGCGGCTTCAACAATGGCAGTTTATCAAGCAACAAAAGAAGGAAGAGGTCATAG
- the LOC120067325 gene encoding AT-hook motif nuclear-localized protein 3-like, which yields MMDSRPENSSTDGETPPQQSLPSVPTAAATNGKKKRGRPRKYGPDGTVAPTLSPMPISSSIPLTGEFPGWKRGRGRSVESIKKSRKFEYEIPGNKVAFFAGADFTPHVITVNIGEDVNLKIMSFSQQGSRAICILSANGMVSNVTLQQSTSSGGTLTYEGRFEILSLSGSYMPSEIGGTKSRSGGMSVSLAGPDGRVMGGGLAGMLIAAGPVQVVVGSFLPPGHQQENKPKKSRMEPTSNTIMPPANVLSGEGEEEAFGVNPIVASTLIGDKSASLDQNLAFKTSQVNDKSPFPQESRGVLNHSNHEVSC from the exons ATGATGGATTCAAGACCTGAAAATTCAAGCACAGATGGTGAGACGCCGCCGCAGCAGTCGCTGCCGAGTGTTCCAACGGCGGCGGCTACAaatgggaagaagaaaagagggagGCCGAGAAAGTACGGCCCTGATGGGACTGTAGCTCCTACATTGTCACCAATGCCGATTTCGTCATCGATTCCGCTGACTGGAGAATTTCCGGGTTGGAAACGGGGAAGAGGACGTTCAGTAGAGTCGATTAAGAAGTCGCGGAAGTTTGAGTATGAGATTCCAG GTAACAAGGTTGCCTTCTTTGCTGGAGCAGATTTCACACCTCACGTGATCACTGTTAATATTGGTGAG GATGTTAACTTGAAAATCATGTCATTTTCTCAACAAGGATCTCGGGCGATTTGTATACTCTCTGCTAATGGTATGGTTTCGAATGTTACACTTCAGCAGTCAACATCTTCTGGGGGTACTTTAACATATGAG GGTCGATTTGAGATACTTTCATTGTCTGGATCATATATGCCTTCTGAGATTGGTGGAACCAAGAGCCGATCTGGAGGGATGAGTGTCTCTTTGGCTGGTCCAGATGGCCGAGTGATGGGTGGAGGACTTGCTGGCATGCTGATAGCAGCTGGTCCAGTGCAG GTGGTGGTCGGTAGTTTCTTGCCACCAGGTCACCAGCAGGAAAATAAACCAAAGAAGAGTAGGATGGAACCTACATCGAACACGATTATGCCTCCAGCCAATGTTCTTTCTGGCGAAGGGGAGGAGGAAGCATTTGGAGTGAATCCCATAGTCGCATCTACTCTAATTGGAGATAAATCAGCTTCTTTAGACCAAAATTTAGCTTTTAAAACTTCACAAGTCAACGACAAATCACCTTTTCCCCAAGAATCAAGAGGTGTCCTCAACCATTCAAACCATGAGGTTTCTTGTTAA